ATCTAAAGCTCTTACAAGACTATGGTTACCAGATTATCCAACCTCGTGATGCTGTTCTTGCTTGTGGGGACAAAGGTGCTGGAGCTCTAGCGCCTGTAGAAACTATTGTAGAAACTGTTAAGGAGAATTGTTTATGAGAAAATCATCTTCTATTTCACGAATTGCCATCTTTTTTGCGGTGATGATCACCATTCACTTTGTGACATCTTTCATTCTGCAATTTGTTCCATCAGGAATTCAACCAACCTTGGTTCATATTCCTGTCGTGATCGCCTCTATCATATACGGTCCACGAATTGGAGCTATCTTAGGACTCCTCATGGGACTCTTTAGCCTCACTATGAATACCTTGGTTTTAACACCAGCCAGCTATCTCTTTAGTCCCTTTGTCCCTCACGGGAATCTCTACTCCCTTATCATTGCCATAGTCCCTCGGATTCTCATCGGGGTAACCCCTTACTTCGTCTATCGCTGGATTCGTAATCGTACTGGACTTGTGATCGCTGGAATTGTCGGCTCTATGACCAATACTGTTTTCGTTCTAAGTGGGATTTATTTCTTCTTTGGCAACAGTTTTGGAGGGGGGATTCAACATTTCCTTGGCTTGATTGTCTCTACTAACTCACTCATCGAAGTCATTGCGACAGTACTCATTACCAGTGCAGTCGTTCCATCTCTTGAAAAATTAAAATAACCTTTCAAGCCAAGACCAATTTATCTTGGCTTTTTTTGATGGTGAATTAGCTCTATTTTTTTGAAAAGATTTACAATTATCGCTAGAATTTTCTGAAAAAATTTGCTATAATGTAAGCGATTAAATTATAAGCAAAAAGGAGACGCTTGCATGACCTATCAAGAAAACTACCAAAAATGGCTCAACTTTGCTGAATTACCAGCTTACCTTCGTGATGAGTTGGTCGCAATGGATGAAAAAACAAAAGAAGATGCCTTCTATACCAACCTAGAATTCGGTACAGCTGGTATGCGTGGATTAATCGGTGCTGGTACCAACCGTATTAATATCTATGTTGTTCGCCAAGCAACTGAAGGGTTGGCCCAATTAATCGACTCAAAAGGTGAGGAAGCGAAGAAACGCGGTGTTGCGATCGCCTACGACAGCCGTCACTTCTCTCCTGAGTTTGCTTTTGAATCAGCTCAAGTTTTGGCTGCTCATGGCATCAAATCTTATGTATTTGAAAGCCTTCGTCCAACACCTGAATTGTCATTTGCTGTTCGTCATCTCCACACATTTGCTGGGATCATGGTAACAGCTAGCCACAACCCAGCTCCATTTAACGGATACAAAGTATACGGTGAAGACGGTGGACAAATGCCTCCAGCAGATGCTGATGCATTGACAGATTACATCCGTGCTATCGAAAATCCTTTCACTGTACAATTGGCTGACCTTGAAGAAAGCAAAGCTAACGGCTTGATTGAAGTTATCGGTGAAAACGTCGACGCTGAATACTTGAAAGAAGTGAAAGGCGTTAACATCAACCAAGACTTGATCAATGAATACGGGCGCGACATGAAGATTGTCTACACTCCACTTCATGGTACTGGTGAAATGTTGGCTCGTCGTGCTCTTGCCCAAGCTGGATTTGAAGCTGTTCAAGTTGTTGAAGCTCAAGCTGTTCCAGATGCTGACTTCTCAACTGTTAAATCTCCAAACCCTGAAAACCAAGCTGCCTTTGCTCTTGCTGAAGAACTTGGTCGCAAAGTAGACGCTGATGTATTGGTTGCAACTGACCCAGATGCTGACCGCCTTGGTGTTGAAATCCGCCAACCAGATGGTTCTTACCTCAACCTTTCTGGTAACCAAATCGGAGCGATCATTGCTAAATACATTCTTGAAGCTCACAAAACAGCTGGTACCCTTCCTGCAAATGCTGCTCTTTGTAAATCCATCGTATCAACTGAGTTGGTGACTAAGATTGCAGAAAGCTATGGCGCAACGATGTTTAACGTCTTGACTGGTTTCAAATTTATCGGTGAAAAAATTCATGAATTTGAAACACAACACAACCACACTTACATGCTTGGTTTCGAAGAAAGCTTCGGTTACCTGATCAAACCATTCGTACGTGACAAAGATGCTATCCAAGCCGTTCTTATCGTCGCTGAAATCGCAGCTTACTACCGCTCACGTGGTATGACTTTGGCAGATGGTATTG
The DNA window shown above is from Streptococcus sp. S1 and carries:
- a CDS encoding ECF transporter S component encodes the protein MRKSSSISRIAIFFAVMITIHFVTSFILQFVPSGIQPTLVHIPVVIASIIYGPRIGAILGLLMGLFSLTMNTLVLTPASYLFSPFVPHGNLYSLIIAIVPRILIGVTPYFVYRWIRNRTGLVIAGIVGSMTNTVFVLSGIYFFFGNSFGGGIQHFLGLIVSTNSLIEVIATVLITSAVVPSLEKLK
- a CDS encoding phospho-sugar mutase, with the protein product MTYQENYQKWLNFAELPAYLRDELVAMDEKTKEDAFYTNLEFGTAGMRGLIGAGTNRINIYVVRQATEGLAQLIDSKGEEAKKRGVAIAYDSRHFSPEFAFESAQVLAAHGIKSYVFESLRPTPELSFAVRHLHTFAGIMVTASHNPAPFNGYKVYGEDGGQMPPADADALTDYIRAIENPFTVQLADLEESKANGLIEVIGENVDAEYLKEVKGVNINQDLINEYGRDMKIVYTPLHGTGEMLARRALAQAGFEAVQVVEAQAVPDADFSTVKSPNPENQAAFALAEELGRKVDADVLVATDPDADRLGVEIRQPDGSYLNLSGNQIGAIIAKYILEAHKTAGTLPANAALCKSIVSTELVTKIAESYGATMFNVLTGFKFIGEKIHEFETQHNHTYMLGFEESFGYLIKPFVRDKDAIQAVLIVAEIAAYYRSRGMTLADGIEEIYKQYGYFAEKTISVTLSGVDGAAEIKKIMDKFRGNAPKQFNKTDIAKTEDFLEQTATTADGVEKLTTPPSNVLKYILADDSWFAVRPSGTEPKIKFYIATVGESEADAKEKIANIEAEINAFVG